In a genomic window of Thermomicrobiales bacterium:
- the rpsI gene encoding 30S ribosomal protein S9, whose translation MVDTKQRYLYGTGRRKAAVARVRMYPGSGSIQVNGREMTDYFGGRGLLHVTVLQPLELTQTTNSYDVVVKVVGGGTSGQAGAVRHGIARALAKSDDELRGPLKRAGLLTRDARVKERKKVGLKRARKAPQYTKR comes from the coding sequence GTCGACACCAAACAGCGTTATCTCTACGGAACTGGTCGTCGGAAGGCGGCAGTCGCTCGCGTCCGCATGTATCCCGGCAGTGGTTCCATTCAGGTCAACGGCAGGGAGATGACCGACTACTTCGGTGGCCGCGGACTCCTGCACGTCACCGTTCTCCAGCCACTCGAGTTGACTCAAACCACCAATTCCTATGATGTGGTGGTCAAGGTCGTTGGCGGCGGCACCTCCGGCCAGGCTGGCGCGGTCCGCCATGGCATCGCGCGCGCGCTGGCCAAGTCCGATGATGAATTGCGTGGTCCACTCAAGCGGGCAGGCCTGCTCACTCGCGACGCACGCGTGAAGGAGCGCAAGAAGGTCGGACTCAAGCGAGCCCGCAAGGCGCCTCAGTACACCAAGCGGTAA